From Mytilus galloprovincialis chromosome 9, xbMytGall1.hap1.1, whole genome shotgun sequence, the proteins below share one genomic window:
- the LOC143046685 gene encoding uncharacterized protein LOC143046685: MTWYEGYDYCVAANKRLMYVMSDFSQLEIERLLYLKEVSASLNVRELSFWTIHKVNNQTPKGERFYTESPVENFMYGYSFPLCVYHVYERYNNRLGWEADNCLGKKQYVMCSNRVSSVYLYDDTQEGKVRNRRKSRPATIRQKSPRDGADEEVSVGRTTIQANTGETSLTELPSLVTSDETVSAERTTTPANNGETSSTELSSIVTSDETVSGERTTTPANNGETSSTDLSTLVTSEENVSIGRTATTANNRETSLADLSLLVTPDKNVSDGRKVSRASNGEKTLGGQVHTTAGAVIGIMSSFVIIYNAAPLLKGIFKLVPKTADGEIRQGEVEDQVADTIAIAMSGIDDRILFTRRIDKWSVPPINHSDVVS; the protein is encoded by the exons ATGACATGGTACGAGGGTTATGACTATTGTGTAGCGGCAAACAAGCGATTGATGTACGTGATGTCAGATTTCTCACAACTTGAAATAGAACGATTGCTTTATTTAAAGGAAGTATCGGCTTCACTCAATGTTAG AGAATTATCCTTTTGGACGATACACAAGGTAAACAACCAGACACCAAAAGGCGAAAGATTTTATACGGAGTCTCCAGTTGAGAACTTTATGTATGGTTATTCATTTCCTCTATGTGTTTACCACGTTTACGAAAGATATAACAACAGGCTCGGATGGGAGGCAGATAATTGTCTCGGAAAGAAGCAGTATGTAATGTGCAGTAACCGAGTGAGCTCTGTTTATCTATATGATG ATACACAAGAAGGAAAAGTCAGAAATCGTAGAAAATCTAGACCAGCCACTATAAGACAAAAATCTCCGAGAG ATGGAGCAGATGAAGAGGTCAGTGTTGGTAGAACAACGATTCAAGCCAATACTGGAGAAACATCTTTGACAG AGTTACCTTCACTAGTAACTTCAGACGAAACGGTTAGTGCTGAGAGAACTACTACACCGGCCAATAATGGAGAAACATCTTCAACAG AGTTATCATCAATAGTTACATCAGACGAAACGGTTAGTGGTGAGAGAACTACTACACCGGCAAATAATGGAGAAACGTCTTCAAcag ATTTATCAACACTAGTTACATCCGAGGAAAATGTTAGCATTGGAAGAACAGCTACAACAGCCAATAATAGAGAAACATCTTTAGCAG ATTTATCTTTGCTAGTTACACCAGACAAAAATGTCAGTGATGGTAGAAAAGTTTCACGGGCCAGTAACGGTGAAAAAACTTTGGGAG gacaagtacataccacaGCAGGTGCTGTGATTGGTATAATGTCAAGTTTTGTTATTATTTACAACGCTGCACCTTTGTTGAAAGGAATATTTAAACTGGTACCAAAAACTGCTGAC GGAGAGATAAGACAAGGAGAAGTCGAAGACCAAGTTGCAGATACCATTGCAATTGCCATGTCAGGTATAGATGATAGGATTCTATTTACAAGGCGTATTGACAAATGGTCAGTTCCACCCATCAATCATAGTGATGTCGTGTCGTAA